Proteins encoded in a region of the Pelmatolapia mariae isolate MD_Pm_ZW linkage group LG16_19, Pm_UMD_F_2, whole genome shotgun sequence genome:
- the LOC134644781 gene encoding high choriolytic enzyme 2-like — MHSSIILLVILFGLLTQANTLPVKNSTGVHEGKVRLKRKFSEENIEHDEMNTMDQILEVNRKIRAPRGMSIRDGDIAVSNVRSAITCPGNTCLWPKSVDGFVYVPYILSPLYDDMDRITIETGMQDISAGTCVKFVPRTHEGNFLDIQPRYGCWSFLGQTGGSQTLSLQTPGCMWSGIAAHEFMHALGFVHEQSRSDRDNYVTIIWKNIMPEHIHNFRKQVTNNLNSPYDYSSVMHYGRYAFSEDGGPTIIPKPDPYIPIGQRDGPSVMDLHKINILYNCGW, encoded by the exons ATGCATTCTTCCATTATACTTCTGGTTATCTTGTTTGGCTTGCTGACCCAGGCGAACACACTACCTGTTAAA AATTCGACTGGTGTGCACGAGGGGAAAGTGAGGTTGAAAAGGAAATTCTCTG AGGAAAATATAGAGCATGATGAAATGAACACAATGGATCAAATCCTGGAGGTCAATCGCA AGATACGAGCCCCAAGAGGAATGTCAATCAGGGACGGCGATATTGCTGTTTCAAATGTAAGGAGTGCCATAACCTGCCCCGGCAACACCTGTCTGTGGCCCAAATCTGTAGATGGATTTGTCTATGTACCCTACATCCTCTCTCCACTGTATG ACGACATGGACAGAATCACCATAGAAACTGGAATGCAAGACATTTCCGCTGGAACATGCGTTAAATTTGTTCCCCGCACTCATGAAGGCAACTTCCTTGACATTCAGCCTAGATATGG CTGCTGGTCATTTCTGGGGCAGACTGGGGGAAGCCAGACCCTGTCACTGCAGACTCCTGGGTGCATGTGGTCAGGAATCGCTGCTCATGAATTCATGCATGCTCTCGGCTTCGTACACGAGCAATCCCGATCAGACCGTGACAACTATGTCACAATTATATGGAAAAACATCATGCCAG AGCACATACATAACTTCAGGAAACAGGTGACAAACAATCTCAACAGCCCATATGACTACAGCTCTGTCATGCATTATGGACG ATATGCCTTCTCTGAAGATGGCGGACCAACAATAATCCCCAAACCAGATCCCTATATCCCCATCGGCCAGCGAGATGGTCCTAGCGTAATGGATcttcataaaataaatatccTCTATAACTGCGGTTGGTAG
- the tra2b gene encoding transformer-2 protein homolog beta isoform X1, which yields MSDNDKGRESCSASRSVSPRGSGKSGSQSPAQSPAHSKGGSHCSRSKSRSRSRSKSWSHSHRSRRHYSRSRSRSRSYHHRSHSRSYSGERRRRSHSRSPMSNRRRHIGNRANPDPNCCLGVFGLSLYTTERDLRDVFSKYGPLEDVCIVYDQQSRRSRGFAFVYFENTDDAKEAKERANGMELDGRRIRVDFSITKRPHTPTPGIYMGRPTYGGGGPSGPRRYSRDYDRGYDRGGYDRYDDRDYYRSYRRRSPSPYYRGAYRSRSRSRSYSPRRY from the exons ATGAGCGATAACGACAAAGGCCGG GAGTCTTGCTCTGCATCCAGGAGTGTGAGCCCACGGGGCTCTGGGAAGTCGGGGAGCCAGTCCCCAGCTCAGTCCCCTGCCCACTCAAAAGGAGGCTCCCACTGCTCCCGCTCCAAATCTCGCTCTCGGTCAAGGTCAAAATCTTG GTCACATTCCCACCGCTCACGGAGACACTACAGCCGATCCCGCTCCCGATCACGGTCCTATCATCACCGATCTCACAGTAGGTCCTACAGCGGAGAGCGTCGGCGCAGAAGCCACAGCCGTTCGCCCATGTCCAATCGTCGGAGGCACATTGGCAACCGT GCTAATCCAGATCCGAATTGCTGCCTGGGAGTCTTTGGCCTGAGCTTGTACACCACAGAGAGGGATCTGAGGGACGTCTTCTCCAAATACGGCCCCCTGGAGGATGTCTGCATTGTGTATGACCAGCAGTCGAGGCGCTCCAGGGGCTTTGCTTTTGTGTATTTCGAGAACACAGATGATGCCAAAGAG GCGAAGGAGCGAGCCAATGGCATGGAGCTGGACGGGCGTAGAATCAGGGTGGACTTCTCCATCACAAAAAGACCTCACACCCCAACACCTGGAATTTACATGGGCCGGCCCACATA CGGAGGAGGCGGTCCAAGCGGTCCCCGACGCTATTCACGTGACTACGACCGTGGATATGACCGAGGTGGATACGACCGCTATGATGACAGGGACTACTACAGATCATACAG AAGGCGATCTCCTTCACCGTACTACAGAGGCGCTTACAGGTCTCGATCAAGGTCACGGTCTTATTCTCCCC GTCGATATTGA
- the tra2b gene encoding transformer-2 protein homolog beta isoform X2, with protein sequence MSDNDKGRESCSASRSVSPRGSGKSGSQSPAQSPAHSKGGSHCSRSKSRSRSRSKSWSHSHRSRRHYSRSRSRSRSYHHRSHSRSYSGERRRRSHSRSPMSNRRRHIGNRANPDPNCCLGVFGLSLYTTERDLRDVFSKYGPLEDVCIVYDQQSRRSRGFAFVYFENTDDAKEAKERANGMELDGRRIRVDFSITKRPHTPTPGIYMGRPTYGGGGPSGPRRYSRDYDRGYDRGGYDRYDDRDYYRSYRRSPSPYYRGAYRSRSRSRSYSPRRY encoded by the exons ATGAGCGATAACGACAAAGGCCGG GAGTCTTGCTCTGCATCCAGGAGTGTGAGCCCACGGGGCTCTGGGAAGTCGGGGAGCCAGTCCCCAGCTCAGTCCCCTGCCCACTCAAAAGGAGGCTCCCACTGCTCCCGCTCCAAATCTCGCTCTCGGTCAAGGTCAAAATCTTG GTCACATTCCCACCGCTCACGGAGACACTACAGCCGATCCCGCTCCCGATCACGGTCCTATCATCACCGATCTCACAGTAGGTCCTACAGCGGAGAGCGTCGGCGCAGAAGCCACAGCCGTTCGCCCATGTCCAATCGTCGGAGGCACATTGGCAACCGT GCTAATCCAGATCCGAATTGCTGCCTGGGAGTCTTTGGCCTGAGCTTGTACACCACAGAGAGGGATCTGAGGGACGTCTTCTCCAAATACGGCCCCCTGGAGGATGTCTGCATTGTGTATGACCAGCAGTCGAGGCGCTCCAGGGGCTTTGCTTTTGTGTATTTCGAGAACACAGATGATGCCAAAGAG GCGAAGGAGCGAGCCAATGGCATGGAGCTGGACGGGCGTAGAATCAGGGTGGACTTCTCCATCACAAAAAGACCTCACACCCCAACACCTGGAATTTACATGGGCCGGCCCACATA CGGAGGAGGCGGTCCAAGCGGTCCCCGACGCTATTCACGTGACTACGACCGTGGATATGACCGAGGTGGATACGACCGCTATGATGACAGGGACTACTACAGATCATACAG GCGATCTCCTTCACCGTACTACAGAGGCGCTTACAGGTCTCGATCAAGGTCACGGTCTTATTCTCCCC GTCGATATTGA